AGAAATAAGAGTTAAAACTTGTGAATGTTTTCACATAAATTCCAACAATAATTTTAACAACATCTCAGGGGCAAGTCAATCATTTCCAATGTCTTGATACTGCAGAAAATCCACTTAATTTCAACATTATTAATGGTATGGGAAAGACGTGAGTGATAAAATAGAACAGAATTAATTACGGAGAAGAGTGAAAGTAGTGAGAATAGGATTTTTTGACTCAGGTATTGGTGGAATAACGGTACTTCATCAAGCATTGAGGTTCCTTCCGAATGAGGATTACATCTTTTATGCCGATACCTTACATGTTCCATATGGTGAAAAACCAAAAGAAGAGGTAAGACAATATATTTTTAATGCTGCTGATTTTATAGCTAATCAAGGCGTAAAAGCACTAGTCATTGCTTGCAATACTGCAACCAGTATCGCTGTGGAGGACCTCCGCAAAAAGTATGATTTCCCTATTTTAGGTATTGAACCAGCCGTAAAACCGGCTGTTTAAAAATGTGAAGGAAAACGGAAAAAAGTTTTAGTAATGGCGACTAATTTGACTCTCAGAGAGGAAAAATTTCATAACCTGGTCAAAAGTAATGACCATCACGATATTGTTGAAAGCTTGCCACTTCCTGGTCTTGTTCAGTTTGCTGAGAATTTTGAATTCAGTGAAGAGAGAGTTGTACCCTATTTAAGAGATCAATTATCCTCCTTTGATTTAAAGCAGTACGGAACCGTAGTTCTAGGATGCACTCATTTCCCATATTTTAAAAATAGCTTAAGGAAGCTATTTGCTGAAGATGTAGACATTATTTCTGGAAGTATTGGTACTGCCAAAAACTTAAGGCGAATTCTCGAAGCAAAGAATCAAATTAATGAAGGAACAGGAAATATTTCATTTTTTAAATCTGGCTTTAAAGTTGAGGATAAAGATACACTTTCTAATTATAAAAAGTTGTTGGCAATGTTAGATCAAGTATAAAAACAGAGTTATGATATCCAGTTGAAATGACTCTGCCAATGGGGATAAAAAAAGAATACGAACAAGCAGCAATTCGAGTAGATGATCCCTTTAAATTTATAGAAGAACTGAAGCAAAAGTTGTTCAGTCCTCCTTCAGGTATAGGTACACCACCGTTTCACGACTGATCCGTATTCACTGGCAACCTCAGATTTCTTTTTCTTAAGTATGCGGACATCGGCATAACTGTGCTACTTGTTCAAGAAGCAATGATCTTTTTCCTCCCCGATTATGCCACGTTTTTTGGTTAATGAAATGCCTTCACTCTGGCGTTATTATTGTTCCCGAGAGAAGGGTTTTTGCAAATTGGTGGACTTCCATTGACCGCTCGTCATAATTTTCACTTTTACCTCTACATCTAAGGATGTTGGCGAAAGAGGGATAGCGCCATTTTTTTCGACTTTTTTCCAGGCTCCTACATTATTACGATAAAGTGTTTGTGAAAGCTGATATACATCAATTCCTTTTTTTAACCCATTTGTATAGGTCCCTTCGACTTCCTTTTTAAGTGCTTGTTCTGCTATTTTTTCTATAGTTTTCACAGGCAAAAATTTTACAACCTGAAAAATATCTCCTTCAACGTTCAGCTTCATCCTAAAATGTGGTTCATTGTTTTTTATGGAAGCTTGTGTATGGACTTTTGATTTTTTCATTACAACTTCCGTAACTGGCTTCCCATCTTTTTTTAATAGCATTGGTACTCGGTTAAAAGACTTGTCCGTCCATTTTAAGCCTGGTAAGTCCTTCTCTGACAAGTACCCTTTATAGCGTTTCGATGCTACAAAAGCCGACCCGCTATACTTGAGCAGGGGAAAATCCTTTTTGTTTGATTTCCATTTTTTTTTCGTAATAGATAAGAAAGGTATTTGAGTAGTCATCCCAGGCTCATAAAGATAGGCACGAAATTTGAAAAACTTCAAAGGACTAAAAATGGAATAATTTTTTGTCATTTCATTTGGGATATTCGTTACGGTATAAAGGGGTGAGAGATTTAGGATGGTCCCGGTTGCCAATACATTCTGAATCGGCTCCTTTGTTCCAAACACCCACATTGTATTTCTAAACTGAAAGAAACGCGCTAAGAATTCATCAATTTGTCGGATATCTCCATTTTTCAGTACATTTTCAGAAAATACGATGGTTTTAATATGCTCCCAAGACACTTGTTGTTGGGCCGTTTTATAAAAATCGAACGCTGAATGATCTAAAAGCTCCCCGCTTCCTTTTCCAATAAAAATTGGCTGTGGTGTACGAAGTGTAGTTTCTAGTTTTGCAAAAGTTGAAAAATTGATAAATTGAGGGTAGAGCACGTATTGATTGTCTTGAAAGTCAATCCCTAAGGCATTTATGTACCATACATGCTCCACTTCTCGAGTATCCCAACATCCGGTTAACAAAAAAACAGAAGCAAATACAATAAGCAGCTTTTTTCGAATTAGAATTTTACTCATCCTTTTTACTCATCCTTTTTTTTCGTGCTATCGTTTGTATGAAGCTCTTTCGGCCGTCTTTTCATCTTTTTAAAACGAACTCGGAATGTTGCAGGTAAAACACTGGATGGGACAAGTGGAGAATAGGGGGCCATAAACGGAACCCCAAAAGAGCGTAAATTCACGAGATGAATAAAAATGACAAAGACAGCAAAGATAAGCCCTACAACTCCAAGTAAGGATGAGAGTATATAGACAAAAAATCGGAGGATACTTAACGTTCCAGTAAGTGACTGATTGATCAAAGTAAAGGTTGAAACGACAGAAA
The DNA window shown above is from Neobacillus sp. WH10 and carries:
- a CDS encoding Ger(x)C family spore germination protein, translating into MSKILIRKKLLIVFASVFLLTGCWDTREVEHVWYINALGIDFQDNQYVLYPQFINFSTFAKLETTLRTPQPIFIGKGSGELLDHSAFDFYKTAQQQVSWEHIKTIVFSENVLKNGDIRQIDEFLARFFQFRNTMWVFGTKEPIQNVLATGTILNLSPLYTVTNIPNEMTKNYSIFSPLKFFKFRAYLYEPGMTTQIPFLSITKKKWKSNKKDFPLLKYSGSAFVASKRYKGYLSEKDLPGLKWTDKSFNRVPMLLKKDGKPVTEVVMKKSKVHTQASIKNNEPHFRMKLNVEGDIFQVVKFLPVKTIEKIAEQALKKEVEGTYTNGLKKGIDVYQLSQTLYRNNVGAWKKVEKNGAIPLSPTSLDVEVKVKIMTSGQWKSTNLQKPFSREQ